The Amycolatopsis mongoliensis genome includes a window with the following:
- a CDS encoding M20/M25/M40 family metallo-hydrolase, producing the protein MTSRRAFLAASAASVVVSAAGVPAGAAELGDRGPGGPVRPQRPGPDLRALLRQVDERRIEATVRRLAAFGTRHTLSAQDGGPRGIGAARDWLFAQFQQVAAASEGRLTVELQSYVQPPADRIPVPTKITNVVATLHGSTDPGRVYVVSGHYDSRCTDVMNFTSDAPGADDDASGVAVSLELARVLSARQPAATIVFAAVAGEEQGLYGAQHLAQQFKAAGTDVQAMFTDDIVGSSRADDGTRDPATVRLFAEGVPTAETPAEANLRRSIGGENDSPPRQLARFVKSVAENDATGMTVRVIHRRDRYLRGGDHIGFLEQGYPAVRFTEPAEDFAHQHQDVRVENGVQYGDLPEFCDFPFIARVARVNGAALWSLATAPGTPKGVKIRTAALTNDSELLWDATPGAVGYEVLWRETTAPDWTHAIDVGPALTAKIDLSKDNVFFAVRAVGPGGRRSPAAFPVPVS; encoded by the coding sequence GTGACCTCTCGACGAGCTTTTCTCGCGGCTTCGGCGGCTTCGGTGGTGGTGTCCGCGGCCGGTGTTCCGGCCGGGGCCGCCGAACTCGGCGATCGCGGGCCCGGCGGCCCCGTCCGGCCGCAGCGTCCCGGCCCGGACCTGCGCGCGCTGCTGCGGCAGGTCGACGAGCGGCGGATCGAGGCGACCGTGCGGCGGCTGGCCGCGTTCGGCACCCGGCACACGCTGTCCGCCCAAGACGGCGGTCCCCGCGGCATCGGCGCCGCGCGCGACTGGCTGTTCGCGCAGTTCCAGCAGGTCGCGGCCGCTTCCGAGGGCCGGTTGACCGTCGAGCTGCAGTCGTACGTCCAGCCGCCCGCCGACCGGATCCCGGTGCCGACGAAGATCACGAACGTCGTCGCGACGCTGCACGGGTCCACCGACCCCGGCCGCGTGTACGTCGTTTCGGGGCACTACGACTCGCGCTGCACCGACGTCATGAACTTCACGAGCGACGCGCCGGGAGCGGACGACGACGCTTCGGGCGTCGCGGTCTCCCTGGAGCTGGCGCGGGTCCTCTCGGCCCGGCAGCCGGCCGCGACGATCGTCTTCGCCGCCGTCGCGGGCGAGGAGCAGGGCCTCTACGGCGCGCAGCACCTCGCGCAGCAGTTCAAGGCCGCCGGCACCGACGTCCAGGCGATGTTCACCGACGACATCGTCGGCTCCAGCCGGGCCGACGACGGCACGCGGGACCCGGCGACGGTCCGCCTGTTCGCCGAGGGCGTCCCGACCGCCGAGACGCCGGCGGAGGCGAACCTGCGCCGCAGCATCGGTGGCGAGAACGACTCACCGCCGCGGCAGCTGGCCCGGTTCGTGAAGTCCGTGGCGGAGAACGACGCGACCGGCATGACGGTCCGGGTGATCCACCGCCGCGACCGCTACCTGCGCGGCGGCGACCACATCGGCTTCCTCGAGCAGGGCTACCCGGCCGTGCGGTTCACCGAGCCCGCCGAGGACTTCGCGCACCAGCACCAGGACGTCCGCGTGGAGAACGGCGTCCAGTACGGCGACCTGCCGGAGTTCTGCGACTTCCCGTTCATCGCCCGGGTCGCGCGGGTGAACGGCGCCGCCCTGTGGTCGCTCGCCACGGCGCCGGGCACGCCGAAGGGCGTCAAGATCCGTACGGCGGCGCTGACGAACGACTCCGAACTGCTGTGGGACGCGACGCCGGGCGCGGTGGGCTACGAGGTCCTCTGGCGCGAAACGACGGCACCGGACTGGACTCACGCGATCGACGTCGGCCCGGCGTTGACGGCGAAGATCGACCTGTCGAAGGACAACGTGTTCTTCGCCGTCCGCGCGGTGGGCCCCGGCGGGCGCCGGAGCCCGGCCGCGTTCCCGGTGCCGGTCAGCTAG
- a CDS encoding SigE family RNA polymerase sigma factor, translating to MARGDEEFADFVRASSARLTHAAYLLTGDRHQAEDAAQTAFTRTYAAWSRVRHKDAYGYARTVLVNHVIDGWRRPIREYATEAVPDRQDRFDVDKAVTQRAWLTAVLRTLTDRERAVVVLRHFFDLPEADVARELGVSLGTVKSTNSRALAKLRVEAGTEDTLIGGNGR from the coding sequence ATGGCGCGCGGCGACGAGGAGTTCGCGGACTTCGTGCGTGCGTCCTCGGCCCGGCTCACCCACGCCGCGTACCTGCTCACCGGTGACCGCCACCAGGCCGAAGACGCCGCCCAGACCGCCTTCACCCGCACGTACGCGGCTTGGTCGCGGGTCCGGCACAAAGACGCCTACGGCTACGCCCGCACCGTCCTGGTGAACCACGTCATCGACGGCTGGCGGCGCCCGATCCGCGAGTACGCCACCGAGGCGGTGCCCGACCGGCAGGACCGGTTCGACGTCGACAAGGCCGTCACCCAGCGCGCGTGGCTCACCGCCGTGCTGCGGACGCTGACCGACCGCGAACGCGCCGTCGTCGTGCTGCGCCACTTCTTCGACCTGCCCGAAGCCGATGTGGCCCGTGAGCTCGGCGTTTCGCTGGGTACCGTGAAGAGCACGAACTCGCGGGCGCTGGCCAAGCTGCGGGTCGAGGCCGGCACCGAGGACACGCTGATCGGAGGGAACGGGCGATGA
- a CDS encoding acyl-ACP--UDP-N-acetylglucosamine O-acyltransferase family protein, with the protein MANRIHPTAVLGEGVELGDDNVIGPFAVVVGPARIGDGNWIGPHVTIGTPGEDRGRPHPAAWDGPPSGDPDHDGHGVVIGSRNRIREYVSVHQGTWRTTTIGSDGYFLRNSHVAHDCLVGDGVTIASNAVTGGHCHIWDGANLGMGAILHQKVVVGPGAMIGMGSAVRREVGAFTIAVGNPARVTGINVVGLSRRGVDEATIEALGPWLKGKAGLPDATLPGDLSTLVKAWDARPREEH; encoded by the coding sequence GTGGCCAACCGCATCCACCCGACCGCCGTCCTCGGTGAAGGCGTCGAACTCGGCGACGACAACGTGATCGGGCCGTTCGCGGTGGTCGTCGGCCCGGCCCGGATCGGCGACGGCAACTGGATCGGCCCGCACGTCACGATCGGCACGCCCGGTGAGGACCGCGGACGCCCCCACCCGGCGGCCTGGGACGGCCCGCCGTCGGGTGACCCGGATCACGACGGCCACGGCGTCGTCATCGGCAGCCGCAACCGCATCCGCGAGTACGTGAGTGTCCACCAGGGGACCTGGCGGACGACGACGATCGGCAGCGACGGCTACTTCCTGCGCAACTCCCACGTCGCGCACGACTGCCTGGTCGGCGACGGCGTGACGATCGCCTCCAACGCCGTCACCGGCGGCCACTGCCACATCTGGGACGGCGCCAACCTCGGCATGGGCGCGATCCTGCACCAGAAGGTCGTGGTCGGCCCCGGCGCGATGATCGGGATGGGCTCGGCGGTGCGGCGCGAGGTCGGCGCGTTCACCATCGCCGTCGGCAACCCGGCCCGCGTCACCGGCATCAACGTGGTGGGCCTGTCCCGCCGCGGCGTCGACGAAGCGACGATCGAAGCGCTCGGGCCGTGGCTGAAGGGCAAGGCGGGGCTCCCCGACGCCACGCTGCCCGGCGACCTCTCTACCTTGGTCAAGGCGTGGGACGCCCGCCCGCGCGAGGAACACTAG
- a CDS encoding acyl-CoA reductase — translation MTSLTQRFPAAPSLEVGALVDELRAAPPGGRLRVGDPRVVEFVTKFARKLLAPATARRFPELASLGFFLRKGEIAKALSTLDTSAGTLRFPRGLVFHVPPANVDTIFVYSWALSALAGNHNVVRVSSRSAGAAEAVLEALNAALSEVDPDTAAAITATQRMVTYDRSDEVSGALSLAADLRVIWGGDGSVAALRKYPLAPHARDLTFPDRSSFAVASVAGWQRASEAERRAAAEGFYNDSYWFDQAACSSPRAVFWVGDSAGARAAGQEFRTLLASVLAAKQHVTEPAMAVQKRVSAYGAAVDGLVKEIAFDGNGLATLELTDPAVLPREWLGAGTFANAQVSTLSDLVPIVLRKDQTVSQFGFTTEELTAFAHELAGRGVDRIVPFGSALTFSAVWDGYDLLAEFSRLVTVQA, via the coding sequence GTGACCTCTCTGACTCAGCGTTTTCCCGCTGCTCCCTCGCTCGAGGTCGGCGCGCTGGTAGACGAGCTGCGTGCCGCGCCGCCGGGCGGACGGCTGCGCGTGGGCGACCCGCGGGTCGTCGAGTTCGTCACGAAGTTCGCGCGCAAGCTGCTGGCGCCGGCCACCGCGCGGCGGTTCCCGGAACTGGCGTCGCTCGGGTTCTTCCTGCGCAAGGGCGAAATCGCCAAGGCGTTGTCCACTCTGGACACTTCGGCCGGTACGCTGCGGTTCCCGCGCGGGCTGGTGTTCCACGTGCCGCCGGCGAACGTCGACACGATCTTCGTCTACTCGTGGGCGCTGTCCGCGCTGGCGGGCAACCACAACGTCGTGCGGGTGTCGTCGCGCTCGGCCGGGGCCGCCGAGGCGGTGCTGGAGGCGCTGAACGCCGCACTGTCGGAAGTGGACCCGGACACGGCGGCGGCGATCACGGCCACCCAGCGCATGGTGACCTACGACCGCAGCGACGAGGTGAGCGGCGCCCTGTCGCTGGCCGCCGACCTGCGCGTCATCTGGGGCGGCGACGGCTCGGTCGCGGCGCTGCGGAAGTACCCGCTGGCGCCGCACGCACGTGACCTGACGTTCCCGGACCGCTCGTCGTTCGCCGTCGCGTCGGTGGCGGGCTGGCAGCGAGCCTCCGAAGCGGAGCGTCGCGCGGCCGCCGAGGGCTTCTACAACGACTCGTACTGGTTCGACCAGGCCGCCTGCTCGTCCCCGCGCGCGGTGTTCTGGGTCGGCGACTCCGCCGGCGCCCGGGCCGCGGGCCAGGAGTTCCGGACGCTGCTGGCCTCGGTGCTGGCGGCGAAGCAGCACGTCACGGAGCCGGCGATGGCGGTTCAGAAACGCGTCTCGGCGTACGGCGCGGCGGTCGACGGGCTGGTCAAGGAGATCGCGTTCGACGGCAACGGCCTGGCCACCCTGGAGCTGACCGACCCGGCGGTGCTGCCGCGCGAGTGGCTCGGCGCGGGCACGTTCGCGAACGCCCAAGTGTCCACTTTGTCCGATCTGGTGCCGATCGTCCTGAGGAAGGACCAGACCGTCAGCCAGTTCGGGTTCACGACCGAGGAGCTGACGGCGTTCGCGCACGAGCTGGCGGGCCGCGGCGTCGACCGGATCGTGCCGTTCGGGTCGGCCCTGACGTTCTCCGCGGTGTGGGACGGTTACGATCTGCTGGCCGAATTCAGCCGCCTGGTCACGGTGCAGGCCTGA
- a CDS encoding LuxE/PaaK family acyltransferase: MSVFTRSQADRETLLLPELAALTAHHRANSAGYDRILSSLGIAPDATFGSIADLPWLPVRMFKTHDLKSVPDSEVFKTLTSSGTTGAGASRIYLDKEAAGAQTKQLGATLQEVLGGERLPMLMVDTIGIIKNRRSFSARGAGVLGMANFGRKHTYVLDEHDQPEVEAVKKFLAEYGGKPFLIFGFTFMVWLYLYEVARDNDLDLSNGILIHSGGWKKLIDRAVDNTEFRRRFKEDTGLTRIHNYYGMIEQIGTVFLEGPSGNSLYCPDFADVVIRNPETWEEQPVGEPGVIEVVSTLPRSYPGHVLLTEDLGVYNGIDDGDWPGKHFSVLGRLPKAEARGCSDTFSGAAA, translated from the coding sequence ATGAGCGTGTTCACTCGGTCGCAGGCCGACCGGGAGACCTTGCTGCTGCCCGAGCTCGCCGCTCTGACGGCACACCACCGGGCGAATTCCGCGGGGTACGACCGGATCCTGTCGTCGCTCGGAATCGCGCCGGACGCGACCTTCGGCTCGATCGCCGACCTGCCGTGGCTGCCGGTGCGGATGTTCAAGACGCACGACCTGAAGTCCGTCCCGGACAGCGAGGTGTTCAAGACCCTCACGTCGTCCGGCACCACCGGCGCCGGCGCGTCGCGGATCTACCTGGACAAGGAGGCGGCGGGCGCGCAGACCAAGCAGCTGGGCGCGACGCTGCAGGAGGTCCTCGGCGGCGAGCGGCTGCCGATGCTGATGGTCGACACCATCGGCATCATCAAGAACCGCCGCTCGTTCTCCGCGCGCGGCGCGGGCGTGCTGGGCATGGCGAACTTCGGCCGCAAGCACACGTACGTGCTCGACGAGCACGACCAGCCGGAAGTCGAGGCGGTCAAGAAGTTCCTGGCCGAGTACGGCGGCAAGCCGTTCCTCATCTTCGGCTTCACGTTCATGGTGTGGCTGTACCTGTACGAAGTCGCCCGGGACAACGACCTGGACCTGTCGAACGGGATCCTGATCCACAGCGGCGGCTGGAAGAAGCTGATCGACCGCGCGGTCGACAACACCGAGTTCCGGCGGCGGTTCAAGGAGGACACCGGGCTCACCCGGATCCACAACTACTACGGGATGATCGAGCAGATCGGCACGGTGTTCCTCGAAGGCCCGTCCGGGAACTCGCTGTACTGCCCGGATTTCGCCGACGTCGTGATCCGGAACCCGGAGACGTGGGAGGAGCAGCCGGTCGGCGAGCCGGGCGTGATCGAGGTCGTCTCGACGCTGCCGCGGTCCTACCCCGGGCACGTCCTGCTCACCGAAGACCTCGGTGTGTACAACGGCATCGACGACGGCGACTGGCCGGGCAAGCACTTCTCCGTGCTCGGCCGGCTGCCCAAGGCCGAGGCCCGCGGCTGCTCCGACACCTTCTCGGGAGCCGCGGCGTGA
- a CDS encoding DegT/DnrJ/EryC1/StrS family aminotransferase translates to MIPITVVDVRDAEDLVVEVLRSGAIAQGPMVKRFEDAFAAVSGTKHAIAVNSGTTALVAALQVLDLKPGDEVVTSPFTFVATLNAILEAGATVRFADIRRDDFALDPDAVTAAVTDRTKVLMPVHLYGQTADMGKLVPLAAEHGLQVIEDSAQAVGASFEGKQAGSFGIGCFSLYATKNITTAEGGIVTTDDDALADRLRVLRNQGMRARYQYETAGHNYRMTDLHAAVGIPQLAKLDQLTAARQANAKRLSEGLAGTPGLDTPQVLPGREHVWHQYTVLVGPHAFLSRDELAAALTERGVGNGIYYPKVVFDYDCYADHDLIPGARVEDFPVARAVSEQALSLPVHPQLTESDLDTIIDTVRELLGA, encoded by the coding sequence ATGATCCCCATCACCGTGGTCGACGTGCGCGACGCGGAGGACCTCGTCGTCGAGGTGCTCCGCTCCGGCGCCATCGCACAGGGGCCGATGGTCAAACGCTTCGAAGACGCCTTCGCGGCCGTCTCCGGGACGAAGCACGCGATCGCGGTCAACAGCGGGACCACCGCGCTGGTCGCCGCGCTCCAGGTCCTCGACCTGAAGCCGGGCGACGAGGTCGTCACGTCGCCGTTCACCTTCGTCGCGACGCTGAACGCGATCCTCGAGGCCGGTGCGACCGTCCGCTTCGCCGACATCCGGCGCGACGACTTCGCGCTCGACCCGGACGCCGTCACCGCCGCCGTCACCGACCGCACGAAGGTGCTCATGCCGGTGCACCTCTACGGCCAGACCGCGGACATGGGCAAGCTCGTCCCGCTGGCCGCCGAGCACGGGCTGCAGGTCATCGAGGACTCCGCACAGGCCGTCGGCGCGTCGTTCGAGGGCAAGCAGGCCGGTTCGTTCGGCATCGGCTGCTTCTCGCTGTACGCGACGAAGAACATCACCACAGCCGAGGGCGGCATCGTCACGACGGACGACGACGCGCTGGCCGACAGGCTGCGCGTGCTGCGCAACCAGGGGATGCGCGCCCGCTACCAGTACGAGACCGCCGGGCACAACTACCGGATGACCGACCTGCACGCCGCCGTGGGCATCCCGCAGCTGGCGAAGCTCGACCAGCTGACCGCGGCCCGCCAGGCGAACGCGAAACGGCTGTCGGAAGGCCTCGCCGGCACGCCCGGCCTGGACACCCCGCAGGTGCTGCCGGGCCGGGAGCACGTGTGGCACCAGTACACCGTGCTGGTCGGGCCGCACGCTTTCCTCTCGCGCGACGAGCTGGCCGCGGCGCTCACCGAACGCGGCGTCGGCAACGGCATCTACTACCCCAAGGTCGTCTTCGACTACGACTGCTACGCCGACCACGACCTGATCCCGGGGGCCCGCGTCGAGGACTTCCCGGTGGCTCGCGCGGTTTCGGAGCAGGCGCTTTCGCTGCCGGTGCACCCGCAGCTGACCGAGTCCGACCTGGACACCATCATCGACACCGTTCGCGAGCTGTTGGGCGCATGA
- a CDS encoding AMP-binding protein: MTLLGAGARLVDVAGGRTLAGAELAAEVGRSMEALAALPVGVVFARMSVDLPSVLTYLGAFESGRAIALIDPALDADVLAGLVSRFRPAAVLAASGDAPAGYTVRGADWVRSSAEGVQPHPDLAVLLPTSGSTGNPKLVRLSRQAILANADAIAQVLHIDADEVAPTCLPLHYSYGLSVLNSHLVRDATVVIEPSGVLGRGFWDAVTTYGVTSLSGVPYHYEMLRRLKFDPAKYPTLRTLTQAGGKLRDELIAEFNDKMLAVGGRMYVMYGQTEAGPRMTTVPAERLAEKLGSAGPAVPGGAFAVRRDDGSETTHPKIVGEVVYRGPNVMLGYADDESGLAKGDEYGGVLATGDLGYLDEEGYLFITGRLKRIGKVFGNRVSLDDLEHAARAAAVGIDVVAAVPAGDKVVLFAEGVDKDICKDASRALAERLHLHASGFDVRPIDTVPLLASGKIDYRSLEAKV; the protein is encoded by the coding sequence GTGACTTTGCTGGGTGCGGGAGCTCGGCTGGTGGACGTGGCCGGGGGCCGCACGCTGGCGGGTGCGGAACTGGCGGCCGAGGTCGGCCGCTCGATGGAAGCGCTGGCCGCGCTGCCCGTGGGCGTCGTGTTCGCGCGGATGTCGGTCGACCTGCCGAGCGTGCTGACCTACCTGGGCGCGTTCGAGTCCGGGCGGGCGATCGCGCTGATCGACCCGGCGCTCGACGCCGACGTGCTGGCCGGGCTGGTCTCGCGCTTCCGGCCGGCGGCGGTGCTGGCGGCGTCCGGAGACGCGCCTGCCGGGTACACCGTGCGGGGCGCCGACTGGGTCCGCTCGAGTGCCGAGGGCGTCCAGCCACATCCCGACCTGGCCGTGCTGCTGCCGACCAGCGGGTCCACCGGCAACCCGAAGCTCGTCCGCCTCTCCCGGCAGGCGATCCTGGCCAACGCCGACGCCATCGCGCAGGTGCTGCACATCGACGCCGACGAGGTCGCGCCGACGTGCCTGCCGCTGCACTACAGCTACGGCCTGTCGGTGCTGAACTCGCACCTGGTGCGCGACGCGACCGTCGTGATCGAGCCGTCCGGGGTGCTCGGCCGGGGCTTCTGGGACGCCGTGACCACCTACGGCGTCACGTCCCTCTCGGGCGTCCCGTACCACTACGAAATGCTGCGGCGGCTCAAGTTCGACCCCGCGAAGTACCCGACGCTGCGCACGCTGACGCAGGCCGGCGGGAAGCTGCGCGACGAGCTGATCGCCGAGTTCAACGACAAGATGCTGGCCGTCGGCGGCCGGATGTACGTCATGTACGGCCAGACCGAGGCCGGGCCGCGGATGACGACGGTCCCCGCCGAACGACTGGCCGAGAAGCTCGGTTCCGCCGGGCCGGCGGTGCCGGGCGGGGCGTTCGCGGTCCGGCGCGACGACGGGTCGGAGACCACGCACCCCAAAATCGTCGGTGAGGTCGTCTACCGTGGGCCCAATGTGATGCTGGGTTACGCGGACGACGAGTCCGGCCTGGCCAAGGGCGACGAATACGGCGGCGTGCTCGCCACCGGCGACCTCGGGTACCTCGACGAAGAGGGGTACCTGTTCATCACCGGGCGGCTCAAGCGCATCGGCAAGGTGTTCGGCAACCGCGTCAGCCTCGACGACCTCGAGCACGCCGCGCGCGCGGCGGCGGTCGGGATCGACGTGGTCGCGGCGGTGCCCGCCGGCGACAAGGTGGTGCTGTTCGCCGAGGGCGTCGACAAGGACATCTGCAAGGACGCGTCGCGGGCGCTGGCCGAGCGGCTGCACCTGCACGCCAGCGGGTTCGACGTCCGCCCGATCGACACCGTGCCGCTGCTGGCCAGCGGCAAGATCGACTACCGGTCACTGGAGGCGAAGGTATGA
- a CDS encoding Gfo/Idh/MocA family protein, protein MTHRIALVGSGNMGSLHARVLAGSERVHLVRVIDPREEAGRAVAERYETRWTPEIGSLSDVDAVVLASATEAHYELAQEIFGQGKPMLVEKPVCNSFELSQEIVALSASKGIPLMCGLLERYNPAVMTALALVQEPVHLMARRHGPYAPRIKTGVAWDLLVHDVDLAIQFFGGATPSRVTSGAGYFHPSSVEGAEDTIETVLSFPTGLATVSASRLGQKKVRSLVVSELDRLIEIDLLRRDVTIYRHVSHDSVTPDGLGYRQQTVIEIPELVTAREPLATQLDRFCDLLEGKIDPDTERELILPSHHVVEQVLTQAAA, encoded by the coding sequence ATGACGCATCGGATAGCTCTTGTCGGGAGCGGGAACATGGGTTCCCTCCACGCCCGCGTCCTCGCCGGCAGCGAACGCGTGCACCTCGTCCGCGTGATCGATCCGCGCGAGGAAGCGGGCCGGGCCGTCGCCGAGCGGTACGAAACGCGGTGGACGCCGGAGATCGGCTCACTGTCCGATGTGGACGCCGTGGTGCTGGCGTCGGCCACCGAAGCGCACTACGAGCTGGCACAGGAGATCTTCGGCCAGGGCAAGCCGATGCTGGTGGAAAAGCCGGTGTGCAACAGCTTCGAGCTCTCCCAGGAGATCGTCGCGCTGTCGGCGTCGAAGGGCATCCCGCTGATGTGCGGGCTGCTGGAGCGCTACAACCCGGCGGTCATGACGGCGCTGGCGCTGGTGCAGGAGCCGGTGCACCTGATGGCGCGCCGCCACGGCCCGTACGCGCCGCGCATCAAGACGGGCGTCGCGTGGGACCTCCTCGTGCACGACGTCGACCTGGCGATCCAGTTCTTCGGCGGCGCGACGCCGTCGCGGGTCACCTCCGGCGCGGGCTACTTCCACCCGTCGTCGGTCGAGGGCGCCGAGGACACCATCGAGACGGTGCTGTCGTTCCCGACCGGCCTGGCCACGGTGTCCGCCTCGCGGCTGGGCCAGAAGAAGGTCCGGTCGCTGGTGGTGTCGGAGCTGGACCGGCTGATCGAGATCGACCTGCTCCGCCGCGACGTCACGATCTACCGGCACGTCTCGCACGACTCCGTCACCCCGGACGGCCTCGGCTACCGGCAGCAGACGGTGATCGAGATCCCGGAGCTGGTCACGGCGCGGGAGCCGCTGGCCACCCAGCTGGACCGGTTCTGCGACCTGCTCGAGGGCAAGATCGACCCCGACACCGAGCGCGAGCTCATCCTGCCGTCGCACCACGTCGTCGAGCAGGTCCTCACGCAGGCCGCGGCCTAG
- a CDS encoding SDR family NAD(P)-dependent oxidoreductase, producing the protein MTDLSGRVALVTGGTRGIGLATVRALAEAGATVVLTGRDEARAKEAASAAGAAAGLVLDVTDAKAVSSLVRSVAKEHGKLDIVVANAGIMQDALLGMIKEELVDTTLSTNVAGTLHTVQAAARAMMRKKTGSIVVLASIVGEYGSAGQTVYAASKAAVANIARSAAKELGRSGIRVNAVAPGVIETDLTAGLSEDAKAENTGKTPLGRLGRAEDVANAIRFLVSDEASFITGQVLGVDGGLVL; encoded by the coding sequence ATGACTGATCTGTCGGGTCGCGTCGCGCTCGTCACCGGCGGGACGCGGGGGATCGGCCTGGCCACCGTGCGCGCGCTCGCCGAGGCGGGCGCGACGGTGGTGCTCACCGGCCGCGACGAGGCCCGGGCCAAGGAGGCTGCTTCGGCGGCCGGCGCCGCGGCCGGGCTCGTCCTCGACGTCACCGACGCGAAAGCGGTGTCTTCGCTGGTCAGGAGCGTTGCGAAGGAGCACGGCAAGCTCGACATCGTCGTGGCCAACGCCGGGATCATGCAGGACGCGCTGCTCGGGATGATCAAGGAAGAGCTCGTCGACACGACGCTGAGCACGAACGTCGCCGGCACGCTGCACACCGTCCAGGCCGCGGCGCGGGCGATGATGCGCAAGAAAACCGGCTCGATCGTGGTGCTCGCGTCGATCGTCGGCGAGTACGGAAGCGCCGGTCAGACGGTGTACGCGGCCTCGAAGGCGGCGGTGGCGAACATCGCGCGTTCGGCGGCGAAGGAGCTCGGCCGGTCCGGCATCCGGGTCAACGCGGTCGCGCCCGGCGTGATCGAGACCGACCTGACCGCCGGCCTGAGTGAGGACGCGAAGGCGGAGAACACCGGCAAGACGCCGCTCGGGCGCCTCGGCCGGGCGGAAGACGTGGCGAACGCGATCCGGTTCCTGGTGAGTGATGAGGCGTCCTTCATCACCGGCCAGGTGCTGGGCGTCGACGGAGGCTTGGTGCTGTGA
- a CDS encoding lysylphosphatidylglycerol synthase transmembrane domain-containing protein: MTTVETPEELPAAGKQRKSTKARILDVVRWLAILLVIGFAAKQLASNWGEFWHTLHDVAWQSSLLSLLALIAAIMVSTWGWQVMVDDLGKPIGYARGAQICLVGSLGKYVPGSVWAYLLQMELGRKAGLARARIFTGSLIQLGVGVVSALVVSLLAAPAVFSHSPRALWLFVLIPVGLAMLHPKILTWGTSLVLRILRRPPLAHPLGWRVVGKVFGASTVAWCLQGIHLWLLANSVGTPGFSGFVLCVGAMAVAMTVGTFAFILPSGVGVREVAQVAVLTASGLTVGQATAFAVASRVMFTVADLLTAGLAAVAARSTRSAVTPA, encoded by the coding sequence ATGACGACAGTGGAAACGCCGGAGGAGCTCCCGGCTGCCGGAAAGCAGCGGAAGTCCACCAAGGCGAGGATCCTCGACGTCGTCAGATGGCTGGCGATCCTCCTGGTCATCGGCTTCGCGGCGAAGCAGCTGGCCTCGAACTGGGGCGAGTTCTGGCACACCCTGCACGACGTGGCGTGGCAGTCGTCCCTGCTGAGCCTGCTGGCCCTGATCGCGGCGATCATGGTGTCGACCTGGGGCTGGCAGGTGATGGTCGACGACCTGGGCAAGCCGATCGGCTACGCCAGGGGAGCGCAGATCTGCCTGGTCGGCTCGCTCGGCAAGTACGTGCCGGGGTCGGTTTGGGCGTACCTGCTGCAGATGGAGCTGGGCCGCAAGGCGGGTCTCGCGCGCGCCAGGATCTTCACGGGCTCGCTGATCCAGCTGGGCGTGGGCGTGGTGTCGGCGCTGGTGGTGTCGCTGCTGGCGGCGCCGGCGGTGTTCAGCCACAGCCCCCGCGCGCTCTGGCTGTTCGTGCTGATCCCGGTCGGCCTGGCGATGCTGCACCCGAAGATCCTCACCTGGGGCACGTCCCTGGTGCTGCGGATCCTCCGGCGTCCCCCACTGGCCCACCCCCTGGGCTGGCGCGTGGTGGGCAAGGTCTTCGGCGCCTCGACGGTGGCGTGGTGCCTGCAGGGGATCCACCTGTGGCTCCTGGCGAACTCGGTGGGCACCCCCGGCTTCAGCGGCTTCGTCCTGTGCGTGGGCGCGATGGCCGTGGCGATGACGGTGGGGACGTTCGCGTTCATCCTCCCGAGCGGTGTGGGCGTCCGGGAGGTGGCCCAGGTCGCGGTCCTGACGGCGAGCGGCCTGACGGTCGGCCAGGCGACGGCGTTCGCGGTGGCGTCCCGGGTGATGTTCACGGTGGCGGACCTGCTGACGGCGGGCCTGGCCGCGGTGGCGGCGCGCTCGACCCGCTCGGCGGTCACACCCGCCTGA
- a CDS encoding acyl carrier protein has protein sequence MSEVAPKLREVFVEALDLDADVDVENLKYRDLEAWDSVGHMALVAAIEDEFDVEFDTDQVIDMSSFKVAVDMVTELQAKND, from the coding sequence ATGTCGGAAGTCGCCCCCAAGCTGCGCGAGGTCTTCGTCGAGGCACTGGACCTCGACGCCGACGTGGACGTCGAGAACCTGAAGTACCGCGACCTCGAGGCGTGGGACTCGGTCGGTCACATGGCGCTGGTCGCGGCCATCGAGGACGAGTTCGACGTCGAGTTCGACACCGACCAGGTGATCGACATGTCGAGCTTCAAGGTCGCCGTGGACATGGTGACCGAGCTGCAGGCGAAGAATGACTGA